From Streptomyces chrestomyceticus JCM 4735, one genomic window encodes:
- a CDS encoding globin domain-containing protein — translation MAGSAGAADTGVRPSVAVSPDAVLIRRTLDEIEPVADKVTSYFYALLFVNHPDLRALFPAAMDVQRDRLFKALLTSVKNVDDTDYLTEYLSHLGRGHRKYGTLPEHYPAVGECLLSALARYASGTWNPETEAAWVRAYTTISQIMIDAAAEDEAVAPAWWQAEVVSHELRTPDIAVVTVRPDQPYPFLAGQYASVETPWWPRIWRHYSFAAAPRSDGLLSFHVKAVPAGWVSNAMVHRARPGDVVRLGPPSGSMTVDHTTDNGLLCLGGGTGIAPIKALVEDVAERGHRRPMEVFYGARSGHDLYDLDTMLRLEQSHPWLSVRPVVATGRPDGPANSLSGQLPDAVRQYGPWREYDAYLSGPPGMIRNGVDALVGVGIPSDRIRHDSVDELVAAGD, via the coding sequence GTGGCGGGCTCAGCCGGTGCCGCGGACACCGGCGTTCGTCCGTCCGTTGCCGTCTCCCCCGACGCGGTGCTCATCCGGCGGACCCTGGACGAGATCGAGCCCGTGGCGGACAAGGTCACCTCGTACTTCTACGCGCTGCTCTTCGTGAACCACCCCGATCTGCGTGCGCTGTTTCCAGCCGCGATGGACGTCCAACGTGACCGGCTGTTCAAGGCGTTGCTCACCTCCGTCAAGAACGTCGACGACACGGACTACCTCACCGAGTACCTCTCCCACCTCGGGCGCGGGCACCGTAAGTACGGCACGCTGCCCGAGCACTACCCCGCTGTCGGCGAGTGCCTGCTGAGCGCGCTCGCCCGGTACGCCTCCGGCACCTGGAATCCGGAGACCGAAGCCGCTTGGGTGCGGGCGTACACCACCATTTCGCAGATCATGATCGACGCTGCCGCCGAGGACGAGGCGGTGGCCCCCGCCTGGTGGCAGGCCGAGGTCGTCTCGCACGAGCTGCGTACGCCCGACATCGCTGTCGTCACCGTCCGTCCCGACCAGCCCTACCCTTTTCTGGCCGGTCAGTACGCCAGTGTGGAAACTCCCTGGTGGCCGCGCATATGGCGGCACTACTCCTTCGCCGCGGCGCCCCGCTCCGACGGCCTGCTCTCCTTCCATGTGAAGGCTGTCCCGGCCGGCTGGGTGTCCAACGCCATGGTCCATCGCGCCCGCCCCGGCGATGTCGTCCGGCTCGGCCCCCCATCCGGTTCCATGACCGTAGACCACACCACTGACAACGGGCTGCTGTGCCTGGGCGGCGGTACGGGCATCGCACCGATCAAGGCCCTGGTCGAGGACGTCGCCGAGCGTGGCCACCGGCGTCCGATGGAGGTCTTCTACGGCGCTCGCAGCGGCCACGACCTGTACGACCTCGACACCATGCTGCGGCTGGAACAGAGCCACCCCTGGCTGTCCGTACGCCCGGTCGTCGCCACCGGACGCCCCGACGGTCCGGCCAACAGCCTCAGCGGCCAACTCCCCGACGCGGTGCGTCAGTACGGGCCGTGGCGGGAATATGACGCCTACTTGTCCGGGCCGCCCGGAATGATACGTAACGGCGTGGACGCATTGGTGGGGGTCGGCATTCCCTCCGACCGCATACGGCACGACTCCGTGGATGAGCTGGTCGCGGCGGGAGATTGA
- a CDS encoding DUF2269 domain-containing protein, translating to MKQLSRPVRRTVLVVHVAVSVGWLGLTLGLLTLSVTGYASGSLETTVAAYRAMKIFSDWLILPVALIALVSGLVLSFGTPWGLARHRWIVVKFWLTSVTILLTAFSLRPGIDRLAADAVAGSPDTGLSMVSAPSVATATYLFVTAISVLKPWGLTRRGGRLRTAQSAGVRGRARKRPSGVVS from the coding sequence ATGAAGCAGCTCAGCCGGCCCGTTCGCCGCACCGTCCTCGTCGTCCATGTCGCGGTCTCCGTCGGCTGGCTCGGGCTCACGCTCGGGCTGCTCACGCTCAGCGTCACCGGGTACGCCTCGGGGTCGCTGGAGACCACCGTGGCCGCCTACCGCGCCATGAAGATCTTCAGCGACTGGCTGATCCTCCCCGTGGCGCTGATTGCGCTGGTCAGCGGACTGGTGCTGTCCTTCGGTACGCCCTGGGGGCTGGCCCGTCACCGCTGGATCGTCGTCAAATTCTGGTTGACGTCGGTGACCATACTGCTGACGGCCTTCTCCTTGCGCCCGGGCATCGACCGGCTCGCGGCCGATGCCGTGGCGGGCTCTCCGGACACCGGCCTGAGCATGGTGTCCGCGCCGTCCGTGGCGACGGCCACGTACCTCTTCGTCACCGCCATCTCCGTACTCAAGCCCTGGGGCCTCACCCGACGCGGCGGCCGACTGCGCACTGCACAGTCGGCCGGGGTCCGCGGACGGGCACGTAAGCGCCCGAGTGGAGTCGTCAGTTGA
- a CDS encoding GlcG/HbpS family heme-binding protein has product MSTTPTVRPLTTHDADALIEAARAAAADLGVQGSVTVLDAGGHLLGFRRDDTAVLISGETSTRKAYTALQLDAPTAALVDAVRPDGLFHTLPTALDRPLLFIAGGVPVHRDGRLIGAIGVGGGAPEQDDRIARTAIGAAGLN; this is encoded by the coding sequence ATGAGCACCACCCCCACCGTCCGCCCCCTCACCACCCACGACGCGGACGCCCTGATAGAGGCCGCTCGCGCTGCCGCCGCTGACCTCGGGGTCCAGGGCAGTGTCACCGTCCTGGACGCGGGCGGTCACCTGCTCGGCTTCCGGCGCGACGACACCGCCGTGCTGATCTCGGGCGAGACCAGCACCCGTAAGGCGTACACCGCGCTCCAGTTGGACGCGCCGACCGCCGCTCTTGTCGACGCCGTACGGCCCGACGGCCTCTTCCACACGCTGCCCACCGCGCTCGACCGCCCGCTGCTGTTCATCGCCGGTGGCGTACCGGTCCACCGGGACGGCCGTCTGATCGGCGCGATCGGCGTCGGCGGCGGTGCACCGGAGCAGGACGACCGCATCGCCCGTACCGCCATCGGGGCGGCGGGCCTCAACTGA
- a CDS encoding MFS transporter has product MPLALLALTIGAFGIGMTEFAVMGLLPDVAAGFGVSIPMAGYATTLYALGVVVGAPLTTVLGTRMTRKQMLMLLMGLFVVGNLLTAVAPVFAVMLAGRIVSSFAHGAFFGIGSLVAADLVAPHKRAGAISMMFAGLTVANVVGVPFGTLLAQQINWRATFVAIAVLGVLGFLGVARLVPAQPVKAAAPMGQEIAVFRNPQVGLAMLMTVLGFGGVFAAVTYLASMMTEVAGFAPSSVVWLTAVFGLGMVGGNLVSGRFTDRHMMPMLYVSLIGLALSLAAFSFAAHNKAAATVTVALIGAFGFATVPPLQKRIMDQAAAAPTLASVGNIAAFNFGNALAAWLGGIVIAAGLGLTAPNWVGVGMTVLALGVAILAGALERRGGRDDRSGADERGGRVVAASGAGAGPGDGSGAVADSAAEEAAAAVRG; this is encoded by the coding sequence ATGCCGCTCGCTCTCCTGGCGCTGACCATCGGCGCCTTCGGGATCGGGATGACCGAGTTCGCGGTGATGGGGCTGCTGCCCGACGTGGCCGCGGGCTTCGGTGTCTCCATCCCCATGGCCGGATACGCGACCACCCTCTACGCCCTCGGCGTCGTCGTCGGCGCCCCGCTGACGACCGTCCTCGGCACCCGCATGACCCGTAAGCAGATGCTGATGCTGCTGATGGGGCTGTTCGTGGTGGGCAACCTGCTCACTGCCGTGGCGCCGGTGTTCGCGGTCATGCTGGCCGGGCGGATCGTTTCGTCCTTTGCGCACGGCGCGTTCTTCGGCATCGGATCACTGGTGGCCGCCGATCTCGTCGCGCCGCACAAGCGGGCCGGCGCCATCTCGATGATGTTCGCCGGACTGACCGTCGCCAACGTCGTGGGCGTACCGTTCGGCACCTTGCTCGCCCAGCAGATCAACTGGCGCGCCACCTTCGTCGCCATCGCGGTCCTGGGCGTGCTCGGCTTCCTCGGCGTCGCCCGGCTGGTCCCGGCGCAGCCCGTAAAGGCGGCCGCGCCCATGGGCCAAGAGATCGCCGTCTTCCGGAACCCGCAGGTCGGACTGGCGATGCTGATGACGGTCCTCGGATTCGGCGGCGTCTTCGCGGCCGTCACCTACCTCGCCTCGATGATGACCGAGGTGGCCGGCTTCGCGCCGTCGTCCGTCGTCTGGCTCACGGCCGTCTTCGGCCTGGGCATGGTCGGCGGCAACCTCGTCTCGGGACGGTTCACCGACCGCCACATGATGCCGATGCTGTACGTGTCATTGATCGGGCTCGCGCTCTCGCTGGCCGCGTTCAGCTTCGCGGCCCACAACAAGGCCGCCGCGACCGTCACCGTTGCCCTCATCGGCGCCTTCGGCTTCGCGACCGTGCCACCGCTGCAGAAGCGGATCATGGATCAGGCGGCAGCCGCCCCCACGCTCGCCTCGGTGGGCAACATCGCGGCCTTCAACTTCGGCAACGCGCTCGCCGCCTGGCTCGGCGGGATCGTCATCGCGGCGGGGCTCGGGCTGACCGCGCCGAATTGGGTCGGCGTGGGGATGACCGTCCTGGCTCTGGGCGTCGCGATCCTCGCGGGGGCACTGGAGCGCCGGGGCGGCCGGGATGACCGGAGTGGCGCGGATGAGCGCGGCGGCCGGGTTGTCGCCGCCTCGGGAGCCGGGGCCGGGCCCGGGGACGGGAGCGGAGCGGTGGCCGACAGTGCTGCGGAGGAGGCTGCGGCGGCCGTACGCGGTTAG
- a CDS encoding MarR family winged helix-turn-helix transcriptional regulator: MTQQTRRAPQDPRRTGQDEDAQHGHQAPGQGCPAGSSSAPALAQGWCALSALHGRIESHIERALQARHDLSVREFSVLNVLNEQHDGPGGHLRMHQVADSVVLSQSATTRLVTRLEERRLLSRYLCPDDRRGIYTNVTDEGRQLLEEARPTHDAALREALQDAAKRPELAPLVTAVETLAAPA; this comes from the coding sequence ATGACGCAGCAGACCCGGCGGGCGCCGCAGGACCCGCGGCGGACGGGACAGGACGAGGACGCGCAGCACGGCCACCAGGCGCCCGGGCAGGGCTGCCCCGCCGGCTCCAGTTCCGCCCCGGCCCTCGCCCAGGGCTGGTGCGCCCTCTCCGCCCTGCACGGCCGTATCGAGTCGCACATCGAGCGCGCGTTGCAGGCCCGGCACGACCTGAGCGTCCGGGAGTTCTCCGTACTGAACGTGCTCAACGAGCAGCACGACGGCCCGGGCGGCCACCTGCGGATGCACCAGGTCGCGGACTCGGTCGTCCTCAGCCAGAGCGCCACCACCCGCCTGGTCACCCGCCTCGAAGAGCGCCGCCTGCTCTCCCGGTACCTCTGCCCCGACGACCGGCGCGGCATCTACACCAACGTCACCGACGAAGGCCGTCAGCTCCTCGAAGAGGCCCGTCCGACGCACGACGCGGCGCTGCGCGAAGCACTCCAGGACGCCGCAAAACGCCCCGAGCTGGCCCCTCTGGTGACCGCGGTGGAAACCCTCGCAGCGCCTGCCTGA
- a CDS encoding GNAT family N-acetyltransferase — translation MSDIEIRPATEDDLPAIVAMLADDALGATRESPDDLTPYRAAYELLAADPNQHLVVAVRGDRPVGTLQLTVIPGLSRRGSSRSLIEAVRVHADERGSGLGTRLIEWAVSESRALGCRLVQLTSDATRVDAHRFYEHLGFEASHLGFKLHL, via the coding sequence ATGAGCGACATCGAGATCCGCCCAGCGACCGAGGACGACCTTCCCGCCATCGTCGCCATGCTGGCCGACGACGCGCTGGGCGCCACCCGCGAGAGCCCGGACGACCTGACCCCGTACCGCGCGGCGTACGAGCTGCTGGCCGCCGACCCCAACCAGCATCTGGTCGTCGCCGTACGCGGCGACCGCCCGGTGGGGACGCTCCAGCTCACGGTGATACCGGGGCTTTCACGACGCGGCAGCAGCCGTTCTCTCATCGAGGCGGTGCGTGTCCACGCGGACGAGCGGGGCAGCGGCCTGGGTACCCGGCTGATCGAGTGGGCAGTCTCCGAATCGCGCGCCCTCGGCTGCCGGCTGGTCCAGCTCACCTCCGACGCGACGCGCGTCGACGCCCACCGCTTCTACGAGCACCTCGGCTTCGAGGCGTCCCACCTGGGCTTCAAACTCCACCTCTGA
- a CDS encoding TetR/AcrR family transcriptional regulator, which translates to MVTSGASAPARADARRNRELVLQAARTAFEEQGLGVPLGEIARRAGVGAGTVYRHFPSKDALFRAAVADRVRLFTDTARDLADAADPVAVFFRFLASVIRLASRNKALCDALEAAGEGGYQPSPQAERDFTEALGVLLVRAQEAGGVRKDVSLDDVLALLVGCLSMEQRRVSSGASQGRMTTLMCDGLRVGRGVTKLPRQAQGRNETLCEVCGDPVSSARTGRPARFCGGACRQKAHRARARAVRTAPTRGEGGSRD; encoded by the coding sequence ATGGTGACGAGTGGGGCGTCCGCCCCTGCGCGGGCGGACGCGCGGCGCAACAGGGAGCTGGTGCTGCAAGCGGCCCGAACCGCTTTCGAAGAGCAGGGGTTGGGTGTACCGCTGGGCGAGATCGCGCGGCGCGCCGGAGTCGGTGCTGGCACCGTCTATCGTCATTTCCCCTCCAAAGACGCGCTGTTCAGAGCAGCAGTCGCCGACCGGGTGCGGCTTTTCACCGACACGGCAAGGGACTTGGCGGATGCCGCGGACCCCGTTGCCGTCTTCTTCCGGTTCCTCGCGTCGGTGATCCGGCTGGCGTCCCGTAACAAGGCGCTGTGCGACGCGCTGGAAGCGGCCGGCGAGGGTGGTTACCAGCCCTCGCCGCAGGCCGAACGGGACTTCACCGAGGCCCTGGGCGTCTTGCTCGTACGGGCCCAAGAGGCGGGCGGCGTAAGGAAGGACGTCAGCCTCGACGATGTCCTGGCCCTCCTGGTCGGGTGTCTCTCGATGGAGCAGCGGCGGGTTTCGTCAGGGGCGTCGCAGGGGCGGATGACGACGTTGATGTGCGACGGGTTGCGGGTCGGCAGAGGTGTGACGAAACTTCCCCGACAAGCGCAGGGCCGTAACGAAACTCTGTGCGAGGTGTGCGGTGACCCTGTTTCTTCCGCGCGGACGGGGCGGCCGGCTCGGTTCTGCGGCGGAGCCTGCCGACAGAAGGCGCATCGGGCCAGGGCGCGAGCGGTGCGTACCGCGCCTACCCGCGGAGAGGGCGGGAGCCGCGACTGA
- a CDS encoding pyridoxal-phosphate-dependent aminotransferase family protein produces MTDVTAVNTTSDAPDLLDLPPLTAGHFARIEDKVAALMRTQADVVAMQGEALLPLEACIRSAVGPGNTALNIVTGPYGETFGGWLRSCGAEFVTISAPFTGAVRPEQVAEALREHPAIDFVSLVHAEAATGNTNPVAEIGAVVREHGALFMLDAVASVGAEPLLTDDWGVDLCVIGGQKALGGPAGVSAVSVSARAWERIAANEQAPRRSYLSLLDWKERWIDGGRTALPHAPAQLEMLALEQAVDRVEAEGLDAVITRHRAAAAAVRAGVRALGALSPYVLRDEDAAPAATTLRVPADMDARDIVSAALDAADGTVVVPVQAAAGALAKEMIRLNHYGQAAERGVVLASLAALAAGLRALGVTVDGDGAAAAAGAAWDEVIAG; encoded by the coding sequence GTGACTGACGTGACCGCCGTGAACACGACCTCCGACGCCCCGGATCTGCTCGATCTGCCGCCGCTCACCGCCGGACACTTCGCGCGGATCGAGGACAAGGTCGCGGCGCTGATGCGCACCCAGGCCGACGTCGTGGCCATGCAGGGTGAGGCGTTGCTGCCGCTGGAGGCGTGCATCCGTTCTGCCGTGGGCCCCGGCAACACGGCGCTCAACATCGTGACCGGACCGTACGGCGAGACCTTCGGCGGCTGGCTGCGGTCCTGCGGCGCCGAGTTCGTCACGATCAGCGCACCGTTCACGGGGGCCGTGCGCCCGGAGCAGGTGGCGGAGGCGTTGCGTGAGCACCCCGCCATCGACTTCGTGAGCCTGGTGCACGCCGAGGCGGCGACCGGTAACACCAACCCGGTCGCCGAGATCGGTGCCGTCGTGCGAGAGCACGGCGCGCTGTTCATGCTCGACGCCGTGGCCTCGGTGGGAGCGGAACCGCTGCTCACCGACGACTGGGGCGTCGACCTGTGCGTGATCGGCGGGCAGAAGGCGCTGGGCGGGCCGGCCGGCGTCTCGGCCGTCTCGGTGAGCGCCCGGGCCTGGGAGCGCATCGCGGCCAACGAGCAGGCTCCCCGTCGCTCCTACCTCTCGCTGCTGGACTGGAAGGAGCGGTGGATCGACGGCGGACGTACCGCGCTGCCGCACGCTCCGGCACAACTGGAGATGCTCGCTCTGGAGCAGGCCGTGGACCGGGTCGAGGCGGAGGGCCTGGACGCGGTCATCACCCGTCACCGGGCGGCCGCGGCGGCGGTACGGGCAGGTGTGCGTGCGCTCGGTGCCCTGTCCCCGTACGTACTGCGGGACGAGGACGCGGCCCCCGCGGCCACGACGCTGCGCGTGCCTGCCGACATGGACGCCCGCGACATCGTCTCCGCTGCGCTGGACGCGGCGGACGGAACGGTCGTGGTGCCCGTCCAGGCTGCGGCCGGGGCGCTGGCCAAGGAGATGATCCGGTTGAACCACTACGGTCAGGCGGCAGAGCGGGGTGTGGTGCTGGCGTCCCTCGCGGCGTTGGCGGCGGGACTGCGGGCGCTCGGTGTCACGGTGGACGGTGACGGGGCGGCCGCGGCGGCGGGCGCGGCTTGGGATGAGGTCATCGCGGGCTGA
- a CDS encoding serine hydrolase domain-containing protein, translated as MSGEPSDVRQERGSDGELVGTGEHEAEPFGALLPETRRALLRRLAVGQAEGRAPSLTGAVIRDGKVAWAASRSGSDDGAGGGVGVQYRIGSITKTFVAVLVLRLRDEGLLTLDDPLGKHVPGSAAPDVTVAQLLSHSSGLAAEARGPWWERTPGTLRPEPGDLFEGDPRRMSAGRRFHYSNPGYALLGSLVERLRGGQPWGEVLRREVLEPLGMGRTTLQPQAPYADGWAVHPWADVMLPEPAQDTGLMSPAGQLWSTVEDLGRWAAFLVRGDDRVLSAATLAEMRTPSVPPEDAAWDGGFGLGLQLVRWNGRLLFGHTGSMPGFLASLWVDVAEDVAGVVLANCTSGPAVSAVAADLAGIVAEREPRIPEPWSPLAGPLDEDLLALTGPWYWGAHPYVLQLGAARALEISLLSGPGGRASRFRAEADGTWTGLDGYFAGERLRVVRGEDGSVSHLDVGTFVFTRGPYEPAESVPGGVDAEGWRGR; from the coding sequence ATGAGTGGGGAGCCGTCCGACGTGCGCCAGGAACGGGGATCAGACGGGGAGCTGGTCGGTACGGGAGAGCACGAGGCGGAGCCGTTCGGGGCCTTGCTGCCGGAGACGAGGCGGGCACTGTTGCGGCGGCTGGCGGTCGGCCAGGCCGAGGGACGCGCGCCGTCGCTGACGGGCGCGGTGATCCGGGACGGGAAGGTGGCCTGGGCTGCGTCTCGTAGCGGCAGCGACGACGGCGCCGGCGGCGGTGTGGGTGTTCAGTACCGGATCGGTTCGATCACCAAGACGTTTGTCGCGGTACTGGTGCTGCGGCTGCGTGACGAAGGGCTGCTCACCCTGGACGATCCGCTCGGCAAGCATGTGCCGGGCAGCGCGGCTCCGGACGTGACCGTCGCCCAGCTCCTCTCGCACAGCTCGGGGCTGGCGGCCGAAGCTCGTGGTCCCTGGTGGGAGCGGACACCCGGGACCCTGAGGCCGGAGCCCGGCGATCTTTTCGAGGGAGATCCGCGCCGTATGTCCGCCGGGCGGCGGTTCCACTACTCCAATCCGGGTTACGCCCTGCTGGGCTCCCTGGTCGAGCGCCTGCGCGGTGGGCAGCCCTGGGGTGAGGTGCTGCGCCGGGAGGTGCTGGAACCGCTGGGCATGGGCCGTACGACGCTCCAGCCGCAGGCGCCGTATGCCGACGGGTGGGCGGTGCATCCCTGGGCGGACGTGATGTTGCCGGAGCCCGCCCAGGACACCGGCCTGATGAGCCCGGCCGGACAGCTCTGGTCCACGGTCGAGGACCTGGGGCGCTGGGCGGCGTTCCTGGTCCGTGGTGACGACCGGGTGCTCAGCGCCGCCACCCTGGCCGAGATGCGTACGCCGTCGGTACCGCCCGAGGATGCGGCGTGGGACGGCGGCTTCGGGCTCGGGCTTCAGCTCGTACGGTGGAACGGGCGCCTGCTGTTCGGCCACACCGGATCCATGCCCGGCTTCCTGGCGTCCCTGTGGGTCGACGTTGCCGAAGACGTCGCCGGTGTCGTGCTGGCGAACTGCACGTCGGGTCCGGCCGTCAGCGCCGTCGCCGCCGATCTGGCCGGGATCGTCGCAGAGCGGGAGCCGCGCATTCCCGAGCCGTGGAGCCCGTTGGCCGGACCGCTGGACGAGGACCTGCTGGCCCTCACCGGGCCGTGGTACTGGGGCGCGCACCCGTACGTCCTGCAGTTGGGTGCGGCACGGGCGCTGGAGATCTCGCTCCTCTCGGGCCCGGGGGGCCGGGCTTCGCGGTTCCGTGCGGAGGCCGATGGCACCTGGACCGGGCTGGACGGCTACTTCGCCGGTGAGAGGCTGCGTGTCGTCCGTGGTGAGGACGGCTCGGTCAGCCACCTGGACGTGGGCACCTTCGTCTTCACCCGGGGCCCGTACGAGCCCGCAGAGTCGGTGCCGGGTGGAGTCGATGCGGAGGGCTGGCGCGGTCGCTGA
- a CDS encoding MerR family transcriptional regulator: MRIGELAERAGTTTRTLRYYEARGLLHAERTANGHRTYDDADLRLLRQIQVLQRFGFELEETRPFVECLRAGHPAGDACPASVQVYRRKLAELDACIAQLQEVREQVGDQLARAEEAMNELAGPVTQPGGPQPHPLCELTRAES; this comes from the coding sequence ATGCGGATCGGAGAACTCGCCGAGCGAGCGGGTACCACCACTCGCACCTTGCGGTACTACGAAGCGCGCGGGCTGCTCCACGCCGAGCGCACGGCCAACGGTCACCGCACCTACGACGATGCCGACCTCAGGCTGCTGCGGCAGATCCAGGTGCTGCAACGCTTCGGCTTCGAACTGGAAGAGACCCGGCCCTTCGTGGAATGCCTGCGCGCCGGCCACCCAGCAGGCGACGCCTGCCCCGCCTCGGTCCAGGTCTACCGGCGCAAGCTGGCCGAACTGGACGCCTGCATCGCGCAACTCCAGGAGGTACGGGAGCAGGTGGGCGATCAACTGGCCCGCGCCGAAGAGGCCATGAACGAGCTGGCCGGCCCGGTCACACAACCCGGAGGGCCCCAGCCTCACCCACTGTGCGAGCTCACCCGCGCCGAGAGCTGA
- a CDS encoding tetratricopeptide repeat protein — translation MDANNHVVRLCVHGMEAEARGEDGIALRLFLEAWEEASDDYEACVAAHYVARHQDTPEETLRWNQECLDRADRVSDERVSGFYASLYANMARAHRELGETAVAHEYFQRAAERVEDAPGGDYGMWNRLAIAEGLRGTAVGQEVTEAAGGRQAEGALLAGLLARLCEQQDLRALGMILPAYLSDLGSEQDRDRLRSVLHMVHAARWLMAEEQQILGEAIVSLGEGAGASVAGGVSSRRG, via the coding sequence ATGGACGCGAACAATCATGTGGTGCGGCTGTGCGTGCACGGCATGGAGGCCGAGGCGCGGGGCGAGGACGGCATCGCGCTCCGTCTTTTCCTGGAGGCGTGGGAAGAAGCGAGTGACGATTACGAGGCATGTGTCGCCGCTCATTACGTGGCACGGCACCAGGACACGCCGGAGGAGACGCTCCGGTGGAATCAGGAGTGCTTGGACCGGGCGGACCGGGTGAGCGACGAACGCGTCAGCGGGTTCTACGCGTCCCTGTACGCGAACATGGCGCGTGCCCACCGGGAGCTGGGTGAGACCGCTGTGGCGCACGAGTACTTTCAGCGCGCTGCCGAGCGGGTGGAGGACGCTCCGGGCGGGGACTACGGGATGTGGAACCGTCTCGCCATCGCGGAAGGGTTGCGGGGGACAGCAGTGGGACAGGAGGTGACGGAAGCGGCGGGAGGTCGGCAGGCTGAGGGCGCGTTGCTGGCGGGGCTGCTGGCCAGGCTCTGCGAGCAGCAGGACCTCAGGGCGCTGGGGATGATCCTGCCGGCGTACCTGAGTGATCTCGGTTCCGAGCAGGATCGTGACCGGCTCCGGTCGGTGCTGCACATGGTCCATGCGGCGCGGTGGCTCATGGCGGAGGAACAGCAGATCCTCGGGGAGGCCATCGTGTCGTTGGGCGAAGGGGCCGGTGCATCGGTGGCGGGTGGAGTCAGCTCTCGGCGCGGGTGA
- a CDS encoding MerR family transcriptional regulator: protein MDESDELLGIGAFGRRVGLAPSALRFYDDCGVLRPVKVDPASGYRFYGAEQEGRAVLLRRLREAGLPLLDARAVLDGGEVEARTVLYSHVDRTRQAADAARALIEEMLRGSPAETPQQPRGRAGVGGAELASAVRQVGPAVADAGTRAKYPALGCVLLELDDSEVRVVATDRYRLAVRTLRAMTAGGAPTRLLIDAAELADMAVWALRHQHVDIEVNGDEGRLIGDSGECRPFVGRAGEFPDYRVVLDGMGTVRHRIIADRTALREAFAEREKGAVITVRVGAQEVVVSGGGGGDESGGGGRSAVEVGAVCSGPPLRIAFDPAVLVPALDAGVGPDVLLEVASESEPVVVRSADQGSFTTLVMPVRVLVSRETG from the coding sequence ATGGACGAGAGCGATGAGCTGCTGGGCATCGGAGCGTTCGGGCGGCGGGTAGGCCTGGCTCCGAGCGCGCTGCGCTTCTATGACGACTGCGGAGTCCTGCGTCCCGTCAAGGTCGACCCGGCGAGCGGCTACCGGTTCTACGGGGCCGAGCAGGAGGGCCGTGCTGTGTTGCTCCGCAGGTTGCGGGAGGCAGGACTGCCGTTGCTGGATGCAAGGGCCGTACTGGACGGGGGCGAGGTGGAAGCCCGTACGGTCCTGTACTCGCACGTGGATCGGACGCGACAGGCGGCGGACGCCGCCCGGGCGTTGATCGAGGAGATGCTGCGAGGGAGCCCGGCGGAGACTCCGCAGCAGCCGCGGGGGCGGGCCGGTGTCGGTGGTGCGGAGCTGGCCAGCGCGGTACGGCAGGTGGGGCCCGCGGTCGCGGACGCCGGGACCCGTGCGAAGTATCCGGCGCTCGGCTGCGTGTTGCTCGAACTCGACGACAGCGAGGTGCGGGTGGTGGCCACCGACCGGTACCGGTTGGCGGTCCGGACCCTGCGGGCGATGACGGCGGGTGGCGCTCCGACCCGGCTACTGATCGATGCGGCAGAACTGGCCGACATGGCGGTGTGGGCACTGCGACACCAGCACGTCGACATCGAGGTGAACGGTGACGAAGGACGCCTGATCGGGGACAGCGGGGAGTGCCGCCCGTTCGTGGGGCGTGCGGGGGAGTTTCCCGATTACCGGGTGGTGCTGGACGGAATGGGGACCGTCCGGCATCGGATCATTGCGGACCGGACGGCGCTCCGTGAGGCTTTCGCCGAGCGGGAGAAGGGCGCTGTGATCACAGTGCGGGTTGGAGCACAGGAGGTGGTTGTCAGCGGAGGTGGAGGCGGGGACGAGAGCGGAGGCGGAGGGCGATCGGCGGTCGAGGTGGGTGCGGTCTGCTCGGGTCCGCCGTTGCGTATCGCCTTCGATCCGGCGGTGCTCGTTCCCGCTCTGGACGCGGGGGTGGGGCCCGATGTGCTGCTGGAGGTCGCTTCCGAGAGCGAGCCGGTCGTCGTGCGCTCCGCTGACCAAGGCAGTTTCACCACCTTGGTCATGCCGGTGCGGGTGCTTGTTTCACGTGAAACAGGCTGA